A DNA window from Castanea sativa cultivar Marrone di Chiusa Pesio chromosome 7, ASM4071231v1 contains the following coding sequences:
- the LOC142643592 gene encoding AAA-ATPase At2g18193-like, translating into MEVLKSLAPWFTPAVLLVLSPMVEDLIPFAVSNYLFSRAQDYIFPRLTVIIEERGDFISDQIYEAATTYLREKINDSPKPKRFRCRKTIKQNKPIFDIAREEEVIDNFRDIRLKWKLREEKTEHLQLQPLPAKKFFELTFDKRFEEDVVESYLPYVLNRAEEIQREEKVIKLYSLDCIPDMPVLTGREWGSTILEHPATFDKLAMSPELKRSLKDDLDRFVNRKEWYKKVGRAWKRGYLIYGPPGTGKSSLIAAMANHLKFDIYFLDISNIVSDSMLRKILLSISNRSMIVIEDIDCAQLEKRGEEKKISYYKFTLSGLLNVMDGLWSSCGDERIIVLTTNNKDQLDRLDPALFRPGRIDVHVPMSYCTMDVFKMLASTYLDVNEDHRLYGQIKGLLANAEVTPAEIAEEFSRTEDPDAALEAVVEVLKQKTSS; encoded by the exons ATGGAGGTGCTTAAATCATTGGCACCATGGTTCACACCTGCTGTTTTGCTTGTACTAAGTCCCATGGTAGAAGATCTCATACCTTTTGCAGTCAGCAATTATCTCTTCTCACGCGCTCAAGATTATATCTTTCCTCGACTCACTGTCATCATTGAAGAGAGAGGTGATTTCATTAGCGATCAAATCTATGAAGCTGCCACAACCTACCTAAGAGAGAAGATTAATGATTCACCAAAACCAAAACGTTTCAGAtgtagaaaaacaattaaacaaaataaaccaatTTTTGATATTGCGAGGGAGGAAGAGGTTATTGATAACTTCAGAGATATTAGGCTCAAATGGAAGTTACGTGAAGAAAAAACTGAGCACCTCCAACTCCAACCTCTTCCTgctaagaaattttttgaacTTACCTTTGATAAAAGATTCGAAGAGGATGTGGTAGAGTCTTATTTACCTTATGTATTGAATCGTGCTGAGGAAatacaaagagaagaaaaggtgATAAAGCTTTATAGCCTTGATTGTATCCCTGATATGCCTGTTCTAACTGGTCGAGAATGGGGTTCTACTATTCTTGAACATCCAGCTACATTTGATAAGTTGGCAATGAGCCCAGAGCTGAAGAGGAGTCTCAAAGATGATCTTGACAGGTTTGTTAATAGAAAGGAGTGGTACAAGAAAGTTGGCAGAGCATGGAAGCGAGGGTATTTGATTTACGGCCCTCCAGGTACAGGTAAATCATCCTTGATTGCTGCCATGGCTAATCACCTCAAGTTTGATATCTATTTTTTGGACATTTCAAATATAGTGTCAGATTCAATGTTGAGAAAAATATTGCTTTCAATATCTAATCGTTCAATGATAGTAATTGAGGATATAGATTGTGCACAGTTGGAAAAAAgaggggaagaaaaaaagatttcttACTATAAG TTCACACTTTCAGGTTTATTGAATGTCATGGATGGATTATGGTCGAGCTGTGGAGATGAGCGAATTATTGTGCTCACCACCAATAATAAGGACCAACTTGACCGGCTTGATCCTGCTTTGTTTCGCCCAGGCCGCATAGATGTGCACGTGCCCATGTCATATTGCACCATGGATGTGTTCAAGATGTTGGCTTCTACTTATCTTGATGTCAATGAAGATCACAGACTCTATGGACAGATTAAAGGATTGTTAGCGAATGCAGAGGTTACCCCAGCTGAAATTGCTGAGGAATTTTCAAGGACTGAAGATCCCGATGCTGCTCTTGAAGCAGTTGTCGAAGTTCTCAAGCAAAAAACCAGCTCTTGA